The window CAAGGCGTCGGCTTTAGAAGGCACGTTGAGAGGCTTGCAAAAAGTCTTGGGATAACCGGATTTGTGAAAAACGAAGCTGACGGAAGCGTGTTTGTAGTTGCCGAGGCTGAAACTGAGGAAAAAGTCGGCTTGCTTGTCTCAAAGATAGGCAAGGAAAAGGGCATTTTCATACTTATTGACGTCAAGGAGTGCATACACGAGGAGAAAAAGCAGAAGGCAAGGCCAGAATACCACGATTTTGAAATCAGGTATGACTGAAAAAAAGTACCCCCAGTTAAGTTTACAGAATGGAGTAGGTAGCTTATTTGCCCTCCTTTTCGTATTTCTCAATTATTTTTTGCAGGTGCAATACCACTTCTATTGTTTGTGCGTTTTTTGCTTGTGCGTTTACTTTCCGAGAAGTTCAATGAGATGCAACATGTGAAGCGCGCCTTTTTTTGTTTCAGGGTGTTTTGTTGAATCCGAAAGTGCCTCCTTGACTTTCCTGATATCCGAACTTGACAGCTTGCCAAGTTCTGGCAGTACGAATTTGTCTATATACAATGGCTCCGTATGCGAGTAAGAGTCATCTGAATCGTATGACTTGAAGCTGTAGGATATGCACTGAAGCGCAAATGTCTTGGCTTTATCGTCTTGAGTAAGAAGGCTTACCAGGGAGCCTGCAGGCGGTTTTCCGGAGGCGGCATCAAGGACGGCGTCCACAGAGCCAAAAATCCTTTTTGCAATCCCGCTGCTTTGGAGGAAATATAATGCGGCGTCAATTTTTTCAAAAAAACCCATGTCAGGCGGCCTGTAATTCCTTGCTATCCCATACGCGAAAATGTATCCGACTATTTTTGCAGCGCCGCGAAGATTTTCATGGCTGCCATTCTCATACATGTCGTTTATTTTCTCAAGAAATTTCTTTGTAAATTCCCAGTCCGGGTTATAAAGCGAGTGCACAATTAGCCTGGTAAACACGAAATCTTGCTCATTTTTGGCAAGCTCGAAAAGCTTGTACAGTTTGGATTTGGATTTTGGGTATTCGTAGCCAAACAGCCTGGAGGCAATGTCGTAGTAATATTTGTCCTGGCTCAATGCCTTTTCATAGACAAAATCCGCAAAACCGCGAAATTTTTCCTTATTTTCCGGATGGGGATTATTGAAGACCAGGTAGTCTAGAACGCGATTTACAATTGCATCATCCCTTTTCTCAACAGCAGCAATTGCCAACTCGGGATAAAGCGAAATAAAGGCTTCAAATGTGGCTTTCCACCTGAAAAGATACTCTTCATTGTTGTCAAGTGCAAGCTCCTTTCTTTTTGAGTAAATTTCAACCAAAGAGTTGAAGGCTGCCTCACGAAGCGGTTTGTTGTCTGAAAGCAAAGAAGGGTCCACTGCTACGGAAATTTCCGTTGATGCCTTTGGGCTTGAAAACAATGCCTTTTGAGCATCTTGGGTGATTGCGCAGGGCGCAAGGTTTTCGCAAAGGAATAAAAGCAGTTTTTGGGCTTCAAGGGAAGTTGGGGCGCTTTCAAGCAGAAGCTTCCTAAAAGATTGATACGAGCCTGCAAGGCAGTTCTTTGCCGCATCTCCCGACTGGCGAGCATATGCGACAATGCTTGAGAATGCCTCGTCCAAGGCGTGATTGCGAGCTTGTTTTATCTGCGAGGGCATGAAAAAATTAGGTTAACAAGGTATATATGCCATTTGCCCGACACCCAAATCCAACACAGTTTCTTTTTAAATTATAACCCAGTTATATATTATTAGTGGTGGGGTTGCAGTGATTGCCTGCAACTCATTTAAAGTGGTCTTATGATTACCCCGTGTGAGAGCATTGTAAAGTATTACATACCGGCTCTGAAAGCAGGCATTGTGCAAAGCCTCTACGCAAGCCATGGCATGTCGCAGGTGAGGATTGCAAAGGCGCTTGGCATGACACAGGCGCAGG is drawn from Candidatus Parvarchaeota archaeon and contains these coding sequences:
- a CDS encoding acylphosphatase — protein: QGVGFRRHVERLAKSLGITGFVKNEADGSVFVVAEAETEEKVGLLVSKIGKEKGIFILIDVKECIHEEKKQKARPEYHDFEIRYD